A single region of the Streptomyces sp. NBC_00236 genome encodes:
- a CDS encoding acetate kinase, whose product MTTTEGAAAGTGPSRVLVLNSGSSSVKYQLLDMRDHTRLASGLVERIGEETSRLVHTPLAGGGEPRERTGRIADHDAALKAAAEELSADGLGLDSPELAAIGHRVVHGGLRFTEPTVITDEVLKEIERLVPVAPLHNPANITGIRTAQALRPDLPQVAVFDTAFHTTMPEYAARYAIDVETADAHRIRRYGFHGTSHAYVSRKAAELLGSAPEDVNVIVLHLGNGASASAVAGGRCVETSMGLTPLEGLVMGTRSGDIDPAVTFHLKRVAGMSADEIDVLLNKKSGLVGLCGDNDMREIRRRVDEGDERAALAFDIYVHRLKKYIGAYSAVLGRVDAVVFTAGVGENSAPVREAAIAGLEELGLAVDADLNAVRSGEPRLISPNYARVAVAVVPTDEELEIAGQTFALVDN is encoded by the coding sequence ATGACCACCACCGAAGGCGCCGCAGCAGGTACGGGCCCGAGCCGGGTGCTCGTCCTCAACTCCGGCTCCTCCTCCGTGAAGTACCAGCTCCTCGACATGCGCGACCACACCCGGCTCGCGTCCGGGCTGGTCGAGCGGATCGGCGAGGAGACCTCCCGGCTGGTCCACACCCCGCTGGCCGGAGGCGGCGAGCCCCGGGAGCGCACCGGCCGGATCGCCGACCACGACGCGGCGCTCAAGGCGGCCGCCGAGGAACTGTCCGCCGACGGGCTCGGGCTGGATTCCCCCGAACTGGCGGCGATCGGCCACCGGGTGGTGCACGGCGGGCTTCGGTTCACCGAGCCGACCGTGATCACGGACGAGGTGCTGAAGGAGATCGAGCGCCTGGTGCCGGTGGCGCCGCTGCACAACCCGGCGAACATCACCGGCATCCGCACGGCCCAGGCGCTGCGCCCCGACCTGCCGCAGGTGGCGGTCTTCGACACCGCGTTCCACACGACGATGCCGGAGTACGCGGCGCGGTACGCGATCGACGTGGAGACGGCGGACGCCCACCGGATCCGCCGCTACGGCTTCCACGGCACCTCGCACGCGTACGTCTCCCGCAAGGCGGCCGAGCTGCTGGGCAGCGCCCCCGAGGACGTCAACGTCATCGTGCTGCACCTGGGCAACGGCGCCTCCGCCTCAGCGGTGGCGGGCGGCCGGTGCGTGGAGACCTCGATGGGACTGACCCCCTTGGAGGGGCTGGTCATGGGTACGCGTTCCGGGGACATCGATCCGGCGGTCACCTTCCACCTCAAGCGGGTGGCGGGCATGTCGGCCGACGAGATCGATGTGCTTCTCAACAAGAAGAGCGGTCTGGTCGGCCTCTGCGGCGACAACGACATGCGGGAAATCAGGCGCCGGGTCGACGAGGGCGACGAGCGGGCGGCGCTCGCCTTCGACATCTACGTGCACCGGCTGAAGAAGTACATCGGCGCCTATTCGGCGGTGCTCGGCCGGGTGGACGCCGTGGTGTTCACGGCGGGGGTGGGTGAGAACTCGGCTCCCGTACGCGAGGCTGCCATCGCCGGCCTGGAGGAACTGGGCCTGGCGGTGGACGCGGATCTCAACGCCGTACGGTCCGGCGAACCCCGGCTGATCTCGCCGAACTACGCACGGGTCGCGGTCGCCGTGGTGCCGACGGACGAGGAGCTGGAGATCGCCGGCCAGACCTTCGCACTGGTCGACAACTGA
- the pta gene encoding phosphate acetyltransferase: MTRSVYVTGIDRGDGRQVVDLGVMELLTRQVDRVGVFRPLVHDDPDRLFELLRARYRLSQDPGTVYGLDYHEASAIQAEQGTDELVSRLVERFHRVAADYEVVLVLGTDFAATQLPDELALNARLANEFGASVIAVVGGQDQDAESVRAETRNAYRAYAGLGCDVLAMIVNRVASADREVIAERLSATLPVPCSVLPDDPALSAPTVAQITAALDGTVLLGDDAGLARDALDFVFGGAMLPNLLKALTPGCMVVTPGDRSDLVVGSLAAHSAGTPPIAGVLLTLNERPGEEILKLAARLAPGTPVVSVAGGSFPTAGELFALEGKLNAATPRKAETALGLFERHVDTAALLDRISVARSGRVTPMMFEHELLEQARADRRRVVLPEGTEERVLRAADVLMRRDVCDLTLLGDPDVIRKKAADLGIDLASTQLIDPQTSELRQTFAERYAQLRAHRGVTVELAYDVVSDVNYFGTLMVQEGLADGMVSGAVHSTAATIRPAFEIIKTKPDASIVSSVFFMCLADKVLVYGDCAVNPDPNAEQLADIAVQSAVTAARFGVEPRIAMLSYSTGTSGSGADVDKVREATDRVRASRPDLMIEGPIQYDAAVEPSVAATKLPGSEVAGQATVLIFPDLNTGNNTYKAVQRSAGAVAVGPVLQGLRKPVNDLSRGALVQDIVNTVAITAIQAQGEE; encoded by the coding sequence GTGACGCGCAGCGTGTACGTGACCGGGATCGACCGGGGAGACGGCCGCCAGGTCGTCGATCTGGGAGTCATGGAGCTCCTGACGCGTCAGGTGGACCGGGTCGGGGTGTTCCGGCCCCTGGTCCACGACGACCCCGACCGGCTCTTCGAACTCCTGCGGGCCCGCTACCGGCTCTCCCAGGACCCGGGGACCGTCTACGGCCTCGACTACCACGAGGCCTCCGCGATCCAGGCGGAGCAGGGGACCGACGAGCTGGTCTCCCGGCTCGTCGAGCGCTTCCACCGGGTGGCGGCGGACTACGAGGTGGTCCTCGTCCTCGGCACCGACTTCGCCGCCACCCAGCTCCCCGACGAGCTGGCCCTGAACGCCCGCCTCGCCAACGAGTTCGGCGCCTCGGTGATCGCGGTGGTCGGCGGCCAGGACCAGGACGCGGAGTCCGTGCGGGCCGAGACGCGCAACGCGTACCGCGCGTACGCCGGTCTCGGCTGCGACGTGCTGGCGATGATCGTGAACCGGGTGGCCTCCGCGGACCGCGAGGTGATCGCGGAGCGGCTCTCGGCCACGCTGCCGGTGCCCTGCTCGGTGCTGCCCGACGACCCGGCCCTCTCGGCGCCGACGGTCGCGCAGATCACCGCGGCGCTGGACGGCACGGTGCTGCTCGGCGACGACGCGGGTCTTGCGCGGGACGCGCTGGACTTCGTGTTCGGCGGTGCGATGCTGCCGAACCTGCTGAAGGCACTGACGCCGGGCTGCATGGTGGTGACGCCCGGGGACCGCTCCGACCTGGTGGTCGGCTCGCTCGCCGCGCACAGCGCCGGTACGCCGCCCATCGCGGGCGTGCTGCTGACGCTGAACGAGCGGCCGGGCGAGGAGATACTCAAGCTGGCCGCGCGCCTCGCGCCCGGCACCCCGGTCGTCTCGGTGGCCGGCGGCTCCTTCCCCACGGCCGGGGAACTCTTCGCCCTGGAGGGCAAGCTGAACGCGGCGACGCCGCGCAAGGCCGAGACGGCCCTGGGACTCTTCGAGCGACATGTCGACACGGCCGCACTCCTCGACCGGATCTCGGTCGCCCGCAGCGGCCGGGTCACGCCGATGATGTTCGAGCACGAACTGCTGGAGCAGGCCCGCGCGGACCGGCGCCGGGTGGTGCTGCCCGAGGGCACCGAGGAACGGGTGCTGCGCGCCGCCGACGTACTGATGCGGCGCGACGTCTGCGACCTCACCCTGCTGGGCGATCCCGACGTGATCCGCAAGAAGGCCGCCGACCTCGGCATCGACCTGGCGAGCACCCAGCTGATCGACCCGCAGACCTCCGAGCTGCGCCAGACCTTCGCGGAGCGGTACGCGCAGCTGCGCGCCCACCGCGGGGTGACGGTCGAGCTCGCGTACGACGTCGTCTCGGACGTCAACTACTTCGGCACCCTGATGGTCCAGGAAGGGCTCGCGGACGGCATGGTCTCCGGGGCCGTGCACTCGACGGCGGCGACGATCCGCCCGGCGTTCGAGATCATCAAGACCAAACCGGACGCCTCGATCGTCTCCTCCGTCTTCTTCATGTGCCTCGCCGACAAGGTCCTGGTGTACGGCGACTGCGCGGTCAACCCGGACCCGAACGCGGAGCAGCTCGCGGACATCGCCGTGCAGTCCGCGGTCACCGCCGCCCGCTTCGGCGTGGAACCCCGGATCGCGATGCTCTCGTACTCGACGGGCACGTCGGGGTCGGGCGCCGACGTCGACAAGGTCCGCGAGGCGACGGACCGGGTGCGCGCGAGCCGGCCCGACCTGATGATCGAGGGCCCGATCCAGTACGACGCCGCGGTGGAGCCGAGCGTCGCCGCGACGAAACTGCCCGGCTCCGAGGTGGCGGGCCAGGCGACGGTCCTGATCTTCCCGGACCTGAACACCGGCAACAACACCTACAAGGCCGTGCAGCGCTCGGCGGGCGCCGTGGCCGTCGGCCCGGTCCTCCAGGGGCTGCGCAAACCCGTCAACGACCTGTCCCGGGGCGCGCTCGTCCAGGACATCGTCAATACCGTGGCCATTACGGCGATCCAGGCACAGGGCGAGGAGTGA
- a CDS encoding ATP-dependent 6-phosphofructokinase, producing the protein MRIGVLTAGGDCPGLNAVIRSVVHRAVVGHGDEVIGFEDGFKGLLDGHFRPLDLNAVSGILARGGTILGSARLERDRLREAAENCAELSRRYGMDALIPIGGEGTLTAARMLSDAGMPVVGVPKTIDNDISATDRTFGFDTAVGVATEAIDRLKTTAESHQRVMVVEVMGRHAGWIALESGMAGGAHGICLPERQFQVEDLVKMVEERFARGKKFAVICVAEGAHPAEGSMPYAKGAIDQYGHERFQGIGNRLAVELETRLGKEARPVILGHVQRGGTPTAYDRVLATRFGWHAVEAAHRGDFGRMTALRGNDIEMVPLADAVTQLKTVPVSRMHEAESVF; encoded by the coding sequence ATGCGCATCGGAGTTCTCACCGCAGGCGGCGACTGCCCAGGCCTGAACGCAGTGATCCGCTCGGTCGTGCACCGTGCCGTGGTGGGTCACGGCGATGAGGTCATCGGCTTCGAGGACGGCTTCAAGGGCCTCCTCGACGGGCACTTCCGCCCCCTCGACCTCAACGCGGTGAGCGGCATCCTCGCCCGCGGCGGCACCATCCTCGGCTCCGCCCGCCTGGAGCGCGACCGGCTGCGCGAAGCCGCGGAGAACTGTGCCGAGCTGAGCCGCCGTTACGGCATGGACGCACTGATTCCGATCGGCGGCGAGGGCACCCTCACGGCCGCCCGGATGCTGTCCGACGCGGGCATGCCCGTCGTCGGCGTCCCGAAGACCATCGACAACGACATCTCGGCCACCGACCGCACCTTCGGCTTCGACACCGCGGTGGGCGTCGCGACCGAGGCCATAGACCGGCTGAAGACCACGGCCGAGTCCCACCAGCGCGTCATGGTCGTCGAGGTGATGGGCCGCCACGCGGGCTGGATCGCGCTGGAGTCCGGCATGGCCGGCGGCGCGCACGGCATCTGTCTGCCCGAGCGGCAGTTCCAGGTCGAGGACCTGGTCAAGATGGTCGAGGAACGCTTCGCACGCGGCAAGAAGTTCGCGGTCATCTGCGTCGCCGAGGGTGCGCACCCGGCCGAGGGCTCCATGCCGTACGCCAAGGGCGCGATCGACCAGTACGGCCACGAGCGCTTCCAGGGCATCGGCAACCGCCTGGCCGTCGAGCTGGAGACCCGGCTCGGCAAGGAGGCCCGCCCGGTCATCCTCGGCCACGTCCAGCGCGGCGGCACGCCGACCGCGTACGACAGGGTGCTCGCCACCCGCTTCGGCTGGCACGCGGTGGAGGCGGCGCACCGGGGTGACTTCGGGCGGATGACGGCCCTGCGCGGCAACGACATCGAGATGGTGCCGCTCGCCGACGCGGTCACCCAGCTCAAGACCGTGCCCGTGTCCCGCATGCACGAGGCCGAGTCGGTCTTCTGA
- a CDS encoding helix-turn-helix domain-containing protein encodes MAPGHVAYGLGAQYGLRISAETVAAWERGLAWPTEYELTALAGVLWCAPGELLTAARTLREHRVAREMTAEELAGQLGISASAYLRMEEAGRWRGNERQSAALSEALGLGPAAFVTVSGRDEELAELLRSAVKTRWQAYVKPVAKLAPLDRSQVQGSLERLHADYQALMVSTLSWSSTGTESSGATGDAGRAYLVGIVDRFWETAQA; translated from the coding sequence ATGGCTCCCGGCCATGTCGCCTACGGCCTCGGCGCCCAGTACGGCCTCCGGATCAGTGCCGAGACGGTCGCGGCCTGGGAGCGCGGACTCGCCTGGCCCACCGAGTACGAACTCACGGCCCTGGCAGGTGTGTTGTGGTGTGCGCCGGGCGAACTCCTCACCGCCGCCCGCACGCTGCGTGAGCACCGGGTCGCCCGGGAGATGACCGCGGAGGAGCTGGCTGGGCAGCTGGGGATCTCCGCGTCCGCGTATCTCCGGATGGAGGAGGCGGGCCGGTGGCGGGGCAACGAGCGCCAGTCCGCCGCCCTCAGCGAGGCGCTGGGGCTCGGCCCCGCCGCGTTCGTGACGGTCTCCGGACGCGACGAGGAACTGGCGGAGCTGCTGCGCAGCGCGGTGAAGACCCGCTGGCAGGCGTACGTCAAACCGGTGGCGAAGCTCGCGCCCCTGGACCGTTCACAGGTCCAGGGCTCGCTGGAGCGGCTGCACGCGGACTACCAGGCGCTGATGGTGTCCACGCTCAGCTGGAGCAGTACGGGTACGGAGTCGTCGGGCGCCACCGGGGACGCCGGCCGGGCGTACCTGGTGGGGATCGTGGACCGGTTCTGGGAGACGGCTCAGGCGTAG
- a CDS encoding response regulator gives MIQVLVVEDDPVAADAHQLYVDRVPGFTVAAVAHSRAEAVRALDRVPVDLLLLDLYLPDGHGLQLLRSLRAAGHGADVIAVTSARDLAVVREGVSLGVVQYVLKPFTFATLRDRLVRYAEFRAAAGEASGQDEVDRALATLRSPQPARLPKGLSSPTLEAVTRVLRAAPDGVTAAAAGVELGISRITARRYLEHLVTAGRAVRSPQYGQIGRPELHYRWLAEGR, from the coding sequence GTGATCCAGGTACTGGTCGTCGAGGACGACCCCGTCGCCGCCGACGCCCATCAGCTGTACGTGGACCGCGTCCCGGGGTTCACGGTGGCGGCCGTGGCGCACTCCCGGGCCGAGGCGGTGCGGGCCCTGGACCGTGTCCCGGTCGACCTCCTGCTCCTGGACCTCTACCTGCCGGACGGGCACGGGCTGCAACTGCTGCGTTCGCTGCGTGCGGCCGGGCACGGGGCCGATGTGATCGCGGTGACCTCGGCCCGCGATCTGGCCGTGGTCCGCGAGGGGGTCTCGCTCGGCGTCGTGCAGTACGTACTGAAGCCCTTCACCTTCGCCACGTTGCGCGACCGGCTCGTGCGGTACGCCGAGTTCCGCGCGGCGGCCGGTGAGGCGAGCGGCCAGGACGAGGTGGACCGCGCGCTGGCCACCCTGCGCAGCCCGCAGCCCGCCCGCCTGCCCAAGGGCCTCAGCAGCCCGACCCTGGAGGCCGTGACCCGCGTGCTCCGGGCGGCCCCGGACGGGGTGACGGCGGCGGCGGCCGGGGTGGAGCTCGGGATCTCGCGCATCACCGCGCGCCGCTACCTGGAACACCTGGTGACGGCCGGGCGGGCGGTACGCAGTCCACAGTACGGACAGATCGGACGCCCGGAACTGCACTACCGGTGGCTCGCGGAGGGGCGCTGA
- a CDS encoding sensor histidine kinase: MRFPRTRPRSLAGQLFAMQVVLVAAVVAGCAFFAYVSGSSQAKETATRQVRTAALAIAGAPSVREAIRTPDPSAVLQPYAEQVRKDTGIAFVTIMDPHRVRWTHPHTERIGESFLGHTARALRGETFSETYTGTLGPSIRVVTPIRDGDRIVGLVSAGITVERVSSQVRAQLGALGLAAGAALALGGLGTYVINARLRRHTHGMNAAELSRMHDYHEATLHAVREGLLMLDGQRRIALINDAGRELLGLAPGTVGRRVAELDLPAPLTGALLASEERVDEVHLTADRVIVVNTRPVVGGERRGTVITLRDHTELQALSGELDSERGFTQALRSQAHEAANRLHTVVSLIELGREEEAVGFATAELELAQVLTDRVVGAVGEPVLAALLLGKAAQANERGVELVLADDSLIDDGALPATLPQRDLVTILGNLIDNAVDAASEAVTGPDTGGGVPAQRTGPRPARARVTVTALAGDGELLLRVADNGAGVGPDDAAEVFRRGWSTHGAGRGLGLALVRQAAHRNGGAVVLEQGPDGGAEFTVRLPLAACGSARKERTP, encoded by the coding sequence ATGCGTTTCCCCCGTACCCGCCCGCGCAGCCTCGCGGGCCAGCTCTTCGCCATGCAGGTGGTGCTGGTCGCGGCCGTGGTGGCGGGGTGCGCCTTCTTCGCCTACGTCTCCGGCAGCTCCCAGGCCAAGGAGACCGCGACCCGGCAGGTGCGGACGGCCGCGCTGGCGATCGCGGGTGCGCCGTCGGTACGGGAGGCGATCCGCACCCCGGACCCGTCGGCGGTGCTGCAGCCGTACGCGGAGCAGGTCCGCAAGGACACCGGGATCGCGTTCGTCACCATCATGGATCCGCACAGGGTCCGCTGGACGCACCCGCACACCGAGCGGATCGGCGAGAGCTTCCTCGGCCACACCGCACGGGCCCTGCGCGGCGAGACGTTCTCGGAGACGTACACCGGCACGCTCGGCCCCTCGATACGGGTCGTCACACCGATCCGGGACGGTGACAGGATCGTCGGCCTCGTCAGTGCGGGCATCACGGTGGAGCGGGTCTCCTCGCAGGTGCGGGCCCAGCTGGGTGCGCTGGGGCTGGCGGCGGGTGCGGCACTGGCGCTCGGCGGCCTCGGCACGTACGTGATCAACGCCCGGCTGCGGCGGCACACCCACGGGATGAACGCCGCCGAACTGAGCCGGATGCACGACTACCACGAGGCCACGCTGCACGCGGTGCGCGAGGGACTGCTGATGCTCGACGGGCAGCGCAGGATCGCCCTGATCAACGACGCGGGCCGCGAACTGCTCGGCCTGGCGCCCGGCACGGTCGGCCGCCGGGTCGCCGAGCTCGATCTGCCCGCGCCGCTGACCGGGGCGCTGCTCGCCTCCGAGGAGCGGGTCGACGAGGTGCATCTGACGGCGGACCGGGTGATCGTGGTCAACACCCGTCCGGTGGTGGGCGGGGAGCGTCGCGGCACCGTCATCACCCTGCGCGATCACACCGAACTCCAGGCGCTGTCCGGCGAGCTGGACTCCGAGCGCGGGTTCACCCAGGCCCTGCGCTCGCAGGCGCACGAGGCGGCGAACCGGCTGCACACGGTGGTCTCGCTGATCGAGCTGGGCCGCGAGGAGGAGGCGGTCGGCTTCGCCACGGCGGAACTGGAGCTGGCCCAGGTGCTCACCGATCGCGTCGTCGGCGCGGTCGGCGAACCGGTGCTGGCGGCGCTGCTGCTCGGCAAGGCGGCGCAGGCGAACGAGCGCGGGGTGGAGCTGGTGCTGGCGGACGACAGTCTGATCGACGACGGGGCGCTGCCCGCGACGCTGCCGCAGCGCGATCTGGTGACCATCCTCGGCAATCTGATCGACAACGCGGTGGACGCGGCGTCGGAGGCGGTGACGGGCCCCGACACCGGTGGCGGTGTGCCCGCCCAGCGCACCGGCCCACGGCCGGCCCGCGCCCGCGTCACGGTCACCGCGCTCGCCGGCGACGGGGAGCTCCTGCTGCGGGTCGCCGACAACGGGGCGGGCGTCGGACCGGACGACGCCGCGGAGGTGTTCCGCCGCGGCTGGTCGACACACGGCGCGGGCCGCGGGCTCGGCCTGGCTCTCGTCCGGCAGGCCGCGCACCGCAACGGCGGGGCGGTGGTGCTGGAGCAGGGGCCGGACGGCGGCGCGGAGTTCACGGTACGGCTGCCGCTGGCTGCGTGCGGCAGTGCGCGGAAGGAGAGGACCCCGTGA
- a CDS encoding cation:dicarboxylate symporter family transporter, which produces MGVAAAKRDRTKYLYLAVIAAVGLGILVGLVAPDTAVELKPIGTGFVNLIKMMISPIIFCTIVLGVGSVRKAAKVGAVGGLALGYFLVMSTVALAIGLVVGNILEPGSSLHLTEAARAAGEKQASGASESTADFLLGIIPDTMVSAFTAGEVLQTLLIALLAGFALQAMGSAGEPVLRGIGHIQRLVFRILAMIMWMAPVGAFGAMAAVVGETGVDALKSLAVIMIGFYITCALFVFLILGAILRLVAGLNIFSLLKYLGREFLLILSTSSSESALPRLIAKMEHMGVSKPVVGITVPTGYSFNLDGTAIYLTMSSLFIANATGDPLSISEQISLLVFMVIASKGAAGVTGAGLATLAGGLQSHRPELVDGVGLIVGIDRFMSEARALTNFAGNAVATVLVGTWTKEIDRERVDRVLSGALPFDESMFTDEGPTEPHVPEARDGDEEKPSLTKV; this is translated from the coding sequence GTGGGAGTGGCCGCCGCCAAGCGGGACCGTACGAAATATCTGTATCTCGCCGTGATCGCGGCGGTGGGGCTCGGCATTCTGGTCGGCCTCGTCGCTCCGGACACCGCCGTCGAGCTCAAGCCGATCGGAACCGGCTTCGTCAACCTCATCAAGATGATGATCTCGCCGATCATCTTCTGCACGATCGTGCTGGGCGTCGGCTCCGTACGCAAGGCCGCCAAGGTCGGCGCCGTCGGCGGTCTGGCCCTCGGCTACTTCCTGGTGATGTCGACCGTCGCCCTTGCCATCGGCCTGGTCGTCGGCAACATCCTGGAGCCCGGCTCCAGCCTCCACCTCACCGAGGCGGCCCGAGCCGCGGGCGAGAAGCAGGCCTCGGGCGCCAGCGAGTCCACCGCGGACTTCCTGCTCGGCATCATCCCGGACACCATGGTGTCGGCCTTCACCGCGGGCGAGGTCCTCCAGACCCTGCTCATCGCCCTGCTCGCGGGCTTCGCGCTCCAGGCCATGGGCTCGGCGGGCGAGCCGGTCCTGCGCGGCATCGGCCACATCCAGCGCCTGGTCTTCCGCATCCTCGCCATGATCATGTGGATGGCCCCGGTCGGTGCGTTCGGCGCCATGGCCGCGGTGGTCGGCGAGACCGGCGTGGACGCGCTGAAGTCCCTCGCGGTCATCATGATCGGCTTCTACATCACCTGCGCGCTCTTCGTGTTCCTGATCCTGGGCGCGATCCTTCGCCTGGTGGCCGGGCTCAACATCTTCTCCCTGCTGAAGTACCTGGGCCGGGAGTTCCTGCTCATCCTCTCCACCTCCTCGTCCGAGTCGGCCCTGCCGCGGCTCATCGCGAAGATGGAGCACATGGGCGTCAGCAAGCCCGTCGTCGGCATCACCGTGCCGACCGGCTACTCCTTCAACCTCGACGGCACCGCGATCTACCTCACGATGTCCTCGCTGTTCATCGCCAACGCGACGGGCGACCCGCTGAGCATCAGCGAGCAGATCTCGCTGCTGGTCTTCATGGTGATCGCCTCCAAGGGTGCGGCCGGCGTCACCGGCGCCGGACTGGCCACCCTCGCGGGCGGCCTCCAGTCGCACCGCCCCGAGCTGGTGGACGGCGTCGGCCTGATCGTCGGCATCGACCGTTTCATGAGCGAGGCCCGTGCCCTGACGAACTTCGCGGGCAACGCGGTGGCCACGGTGCTCGTCGGCACCTGGACCAAGGAGATCGACCGCGAGCGGGTGGACCGGGTTCTCTCCGGAGCGCTTCCGTTCGACGAGAGCATGTTCACGGACGAGGGCCCCACCGAGCCGCATGTCCCCGAAGCCAGGGACGGTGACGAGGAGAAGCCCTCGCTCACCAAGGTCTGA
- a CDS encoding glycoside hydrolase family 16 protein: MRTSRTTPHRRTTVLAALTALALTLAGAITVAGSGPARGDVPATPGWNLQWSDDFNGANRALPSSANWQIDTGHGYPGGPGNWGTGEIQNYTASPDNVSLDGSGNLRITPLRDGAGNWTSGRIETKRADFKAPAGGTLRIEGRVQMPNVTGNAALGYWPAFWALGSPYRGNYWNWPGIGEFDIMENVNGINSVWGVLHCGVNPGGPCNETTGLGNSRTCPGASCQSAFHTYRFEWDRAVTPNALRWYVDDQLFHSVTQNQLDATTWANMTDHAGYFLLLNLAIGGAFPNALGGSTPTAETVPGRPMLVDYVGVWTKGGGGTTEPPTDPPTDPPSGSSTLALRSAGGLGATQSTASSVTVASAGGANYDGTPHSPQTFTATGITRAYDGGSTQFDVFADSGTTIANGQQVRVSYDRTGDGTWDRTETYQYFATDPVNGYEHYTQAKGLKSSTGSHGNLVNGKVRVEIWNAIGNGTSTVGVGNQSVVHIPYG; encoded by the coding sequence TTGCGTACGAGCCGCACCACCCCCCACAGACGCACCACCGTCCTCGCCGCCCTCACGGCCCTGGCCCTCACCCTCGCCGGAGCGATCACCGTCGCAGGATCCGGGCCCGCCCGCGGCGACGTGCCCGCCACCCCCGGCTGGAACCTTCAGTGGAGCGACGACTTCAACGGCGCGAACCGCGCCCTGCCGTCCTCCGCGAACTGGCAGATCGACACGGGTCACGGCTACCCGGGCGGCCCCGGCAACTGGGGCACCGGGGAGATCCAGAACTACACGGCCAGCCCCGACAACGTCAGCCTCGACGGCAGCGGCAACCTCCGCATCACGCCGCTGCGCGACGGCGCGGGCAACTGGACCTCGGGCCGCATCGAGACCAAGCGGGCGGACTTCAAGGCCCCGGCCGGCGGCACCCTGCGCATCGAGGGCCGCGTACAGATGCCGAACGTCACCGGCAACGCGGCCCTCGGCTACTGGCCGGCCTTCTGGGCCCTCGGCTCCCCGTACCGGGGCAACTACTGGAACTGGCCGGGCATCGGCGAGTTCGACATCATGGAGAACGTCAACGGGATCAACTCCGTCTGGGGCGTCCTGCACTGCGGGGTCAACCCGGGCGGCCCCTGCAACGAGACCACCGGCCTCGGCAACAGCCGCACCTGCCCGGGCGCGAGCTGCCAGTCCGCGTTCCACACCTACCGCTTCGAGTGGGACCGCGCCGTCACCCCGAACGCCCTGCGCTGGTACGTCGACGACCAGCTCTTCCACAGCGTCACCCAGAACCAGCTGGACGCCACGACGTGGGCGAACATGACGGACCACGCCGGGTACTTCCTCCTGCTGAACCTCGCGATCGGCGGCGCCTTCCCGAACGCGCTCGGCGGCTCCACCCCGACCGCCGAGACCGTGCCGGGCCGGCCGATGCTGGTCGACTACGTGGGCGTCTGGACCAAGGGCGGCGGGGGCACCACCGAGCCGCCGACCGACCCGCCCACGGATCCGCCGTCCGGCTCCTCCACCCTCGCCCTGCGCAGCGCCGGAGGTCTCGGCGCCACCCAGTCCACCGCCTCGTCGGTGACGGTCGCCTCGGCCGGGGGCGCCAACTACGACGGCACCCCGCACAGCCCGCAGACCTTCACCGCCACCGGCATCACCCGGGCGTACGACGGCGGCTCGACCCAGTTCGACGTCTTCGCCGACTCGGGCACCACCATCGCGAACGGCCAGCAGGTGCGGGTGAGTTACGACCGCACGGGCGACGGGACCTGGGACCGGACGGAGACGTACCAGTACTTCGCCACCGACCCGGTCAACGGGTACGAGCACTACACCCAGGCCAAGGGACTCAAGTCGTCCACCGGGAGCCACGGCAACCTGGTCAACGGAAAGGTGCGGGTCGAGATCTGGAACGCGATCGGCAACGGCACGAGCACGGTGGGCGTCGGCAACCAGTCCGTCGTGCACATCCCGTACGGCTGA
- a CDS encoding MerR family transcriptional regulator has product MRIGELAERAGTTTRTLRYYESRGLLPARRAENGYRTYDEGDLRLIQQIRTLQDFGFDLEETRPFVDCLRAGHPAGDSCPASLAVYRRKLGELDALIGQLQSVRTEVGAQLARAEIEASAGVPGGPEPRCELH; this is encoded by the coding sequence ATGCGAATCGGGGAACTGGCCGAACGCGCCGGTACGACGACACGGACGCTGCGGTACTACGAGTCACGTGGCCTGCTGCCGGCACGCCGCGCGGAGAACGGCTACCGCACCTACGACGAGGGCGACCTGCGGCTGATCCAGCAGATCCGGACCCTTCAGGACTTCGGGTTCGACCTGGAGGAGACCCGCCCCTTCGTCGACTGCCTGCGCGCCGGCCATCCGGCGGGCGACTCCTGCCCGGCCTCGCTGGCCGTCTACCGGCGCAAGCTCGGCGAGCTGGACGCCCTCATCGGTCAGCTCCAGTCGGTCCGCACGGAGGTGGGCGCCCAGCTGGCCCGCGCCGAGATCGAGGCCTCCGCCGGTGTGCCCGGTGGTCCCGAACCGCGCTGTGAACTGCACTGA